Part of the Oligoflexus sp. genome is shown below.
ACAGGATCTCGCAGCTCACCTTTCTCTATGCTTTGGTGCTGTTCTTTATGGGCCGGCACGAGCTGACGTTCTCACTCTTCCATAACCTTGCGACCCTTTATATGGGCGCCTGGATTTCGGTGGTCGGCATCCTTCTTTTCATCGGTGCCAAGAGCACTCTGGGCCAGAACTATAGCCACTGCAGTCAGATGTATGTGCCGAAGGATATTGTCATGGATGGCATCTATGGTCACATTCGGCATCCGATCTATACCGCGAACCTGATCATCATTTTGGGGCTTTTTGTCGCGACAGGGGATGTCTTTGTGCTGGCTCTCTGGGGCACGATGCTCGGCTACTATCACCGCTCGGCACGTTTGGAAGAGCGAGGCCTTCGCGCAGCGTTCCCGACCTATACGCATTATATGGAGCGCACCGGCCGCTTTCTGCCTAAGCCGCTTCAACTCCTGAAGTCCTTGAACTCCATAAGGGAAGGATGATGGTGACTCTGGTGCCGTGCTTATCCAGGGATTTATCCGGCGTTTCACTTTCGATCCGCAGCTGACCCCCGAATTTATCCACGTAGGCTTTGGCGAGAGGCATGCCAAAGCCTGTACCTTTCTCGCCTGCGGTTCCTGTTCGGGTTGTAGGCTTGCTCGGATTGAAAAGGCCGCCCAGGATTTCAGGCGGAATGCCGACTCCGTAATCCCGCACCGCGATTTCCACGTTGCCTTCATTCCGGTCGATAAAGATATCAACCTTGCCGCCCAAAGGCGAGAATTTGATGGCGTTGCTCAGGATGTTCACCAGGACCTGGTGGGTCAAAGACAGCCCTTCCGCGACGCACAGGATATCACGGGTCTTGGAATAATGAACATTGATTGCCACGCTTTTGGCCTCCGCCTTGGCTTCGACCATGAGGATGGCGCCGTCGATGGCCTCATTCACCGAGCAGGGCTCGATCTTCACCGTTTTTTTGCCGGAACGCACCGCTTCAAACTCCCGGACATGCACAATCAGATGATCAATGGCGAGACAGGCATTATGAATGCGGGAGAGACGCTTCATGGAAACCTGATCCAGATGGGCCTCCTGCTCAGTAAGATAGCTTTCATTCCCCATGATGACGCAAAGAGGATTGGCAATGTCATGAACCAGGATCCTGAGCAGGTTGTCCTTATCCTTCAGCGTGGCTTCGATCTGCTCGGACTGCTTGCGGATGGCTTCGGCCTGGATTTTGATCAGGTAGTCCTTTTCCAAGGACTGCTGAAAGACCTTGCGGAAAAAAAGGGAAAGAGCGAAGCCCGTCGCATGCCCCAGGAACAGGGGAATGAGCGAGGAGCGCCACTCGCCCTGCATCGCAAAGCAGACGGTGAGACCCAGTCCATAGATCAGGGTAAACGAGTTATGAACCGCATAAAAACGGTAAAGAAAGATGTGCGTGGCGAGGATGGAAGTCAGGCAACCCGTGGTGACAGCCAGGCGATATTGGTTGTCCATGGAAAAAAGGAAGTAGAGATAAAGAACATTGATGGTTAAGGTGCTGGTGAAGAGAAGAGTATTCAAAAGGAGCGTGGGGCGACGGACTTTGCGTGCCACGGTCATGAGCAGCGTGAGATCCATCAGAAAGATGATGATCACCAAAAAGCGCGCATTGACGACCCGCCAGGCTTCGTCTATGGGAAAAGAGACAAAATCCGTGGGAATGGTCAGAAGCATCAGGGCAATACAGATGAAATTCGCATACTTGGTATAAAGAGCAAGATGAGCTTCCTGCCACCTTATATGCAGAAACTTATTGGAACGCAGGTTGTCTTTTCCTTCTGTCATGCCTTCGCTATCGGAAGAATGGGACCGTTCCTCAAGAAAGATTAGACGCGGGTCAGCCTCCCTGCCGCAAGCTCGACGCTGGCCTTGACCTGAAAAGAGTGATTGCAGATCCTTGACCAGGTTCTAGAATAAGGTCGAGGAGGGGACGCATGTGAAGGATCCCAATCTGATTCGCAAGGAAACGCTGGCTATTACCGATGTCCTTCCCCATGTCATCTTCACTCCGAAGGAACTGAGTGCCACGAGTTTTCCCGAGGCCCTGGTGATGATTGCGGGTGATCCCATCAACATGACCTCTTTGAAACTGCAGACCTTCCGCGAAAATGGCGTCCGCTGCCGTATCTGCGGCTGCAAAGGCAGCTACTTCGCCAAGGAAAAGTATCCGGCCGAGCCCTACTATCACCTGAATCTTTACGCGCTGAAGGATGGGCGTGAGGTGCTCATGACCAAGGATCACATCCTGCCCATCACCAAAGGCGGTCGTGATCGGCTGAATAATTTTCAGACGCTCTGCATTGAATGCAATCGTAAGAAGGCCAGTAAAACGCCGGAGAAAGTTAAAAAGAAGAAGCTGAAATAATCAGGCGACCTCTTTAAGGGCCACCACCGGAACTTCGATATGAAAGCAGGCGCCCTGAAGCTTGCGGGGATGCTGCACGCGAATGCTTCCCCCATGAGCCGTGATGATCTTTTGACAAATGGACAGCCCAAGGCCGGTCCCGACGCCCACGGCCTTGGTTGTGAAAAAGGGCGTGAAGATCTTTTCCATCTTGTCCGGGGAAATGCCAGGACCGTCATCCTCGATTTCAATCGTGACCATGTTTTCCCCGAGCGCAGCACGCACCAGAAGATGCGGCTCAGTGCGATGCGCATCCCTTTCCAGGCCCTTCTCCATAAGGGCATCGGCCGCGTTGCTCAGAAGGTTGGTGATCACCTGACCAAGTTGGGAGCGGCGGCACTCCAGCGTCAGGTCTTCCGGGCATTCGATATCCACCCGCAAAGGTTTCAGCTTCGAACGCAGTATGGTGAGGCATTCATCAATCAAAGGGCGCAGCTGAACGAGCGAGGGTTGGGAGTCCACCCGCGTTTGATTGCGAATCGCGCTCTGGATGGCTTCGATGCGATCCACCGCTGTGCTGATGTCATCAAGTGACGACCGGGTTTGGGTCAGATCGCTGGCAAAAGTCGTTCTTACCGAGACCACCTCCGGATCATCACCTTCCAAAAGCGCATTCAGGCGCTCCTCAATCGTGGTCACGTTCTTCAAGGCTTCAGTCTTGGAATTGATAATAAGCTGAGTGGGATTCGCAATATCATGAGCCACCCCCGCCACAAGCTGGCCCATGGTCGACATCTTATCAGCCTGGATAAGCTGCTCGGTGGCCTGGCGGATCTCCTGACCCAGGGCGGCTTTTTGCTTTTCCAGTTCTTCGCGGCGGTCGATCTCGACCTGCAGGCGGGAATAGCCATCAATCAAAGCCCGGTTGGCGTCATCCCGTTCCTGCTGAAGGAGGTTCACGCGATCTCCGAGAGCGAGGGACAGAAGAACCACTTCGATCGACGAGCAGATGAGCATCCCGTGGTCGACGAGGAAGTGCGAAGGCAGCAGCGTGAGATGCTTCAGGCCATAGATGAAGTTCCCGAGAACGAGGATACTCCAACCCACAGTAAAATATCGGGCAGGCCGGTATCCATGCCGCAGGCTGATGAGCCCGATGCCGACCATCACCAGCGAATTGACGACGGAAACCAGGAAGGTTCCCACCCAGGCCACGATATAGTAGGGCATCACGAAGCTGAGGCAAAGAAAGACGACATGAACCCAGGTTATGGCCCTTGCAGCCCTGGCCGTGCGGGGCAGTCGGGCGTCGAGTTCGTGAAAGTGCAGCGCGAATAGGAAGGCGAAGACAAAACCCATGCAGCTCCAAACCCAGAGCATCTTATCATTCAGGCCTGGATTATTGGGGAAGAGGAACTGGAAGACCACCCCATGAAGGCTCGCCTGAAACAGCAGGTGAAGCGCAAGGTATCCCACATAGAAGAGATAGCCTCGCATGCGCAGCGAAAGATAGAGGAAGGCGTTATAAAGAATCATGACCAGATTCAGGCCGTAGTAGAGGCCGAGCACAAGGCTTTCGCGGGCCGCCATGTCCCCGAAGTCTGATTCACTGTGAATACGCATCTGCAGCTGCATCGCACTTTCGGACTTCACGCGGAAGACGAGATAGGCTTTTGCGGAAACTGGCAGATCGAGTTTGAAGTTGATCGTCCGATAGGGTCGATAGCGCTGCGAGAAGGGGACATGATCCCCGCTTGTGAAGGGCTGCTGAACCGTTTTATCCGAAATAACGTGCAGTGTGACCTCATCCAAAAGCGGATAGGTGATATTCAGAATGAAGCGATGATGATCGCTTTGATTTTCAATCGGCACGACGAAGTAAACCGGATGATGCATGTAGCCGAGGTTAGGCGCGTTATTGCGGGATGACTTGTATTCACCCCGGGCAATCGACTCGCTGAATTCCTCAAGGCTCATGTTGCCCTTTTGATCTTCGACCCAAACGATCCGGGGCCCCAGGTCAGTGGCCTCACCCGTCAGGGGCACTGCGGTCAGAGTATTCAAACTCAGCAGCATTTCGGCCAGCATCACGCCACCTCCCGCAGAGTCGCGACAGGCTTTTCCTGACCGAAATTCAGCGATATGGAGAGCGAGGCTTCGTTTTGGACGCAAAGGATCAGCGACTCATAGGGCCTCAGGATCTGATTCAAAAAGGGCAGAATATGCTCGACGATGTGCTTCGCTTGATCCCGATTCGCATAATTCAAGGCCATCATGAGCGAAGGTTTGCCACTTCCGCTCGTGGTCAGTTCAACCGTGAAGTTTTCCGTAAGGCTCGTGACACTGATCCAGTTGCGGAAGATCAGTTCGATCACCATCGGGATCGCAAAGCGATTGGTGTAAACTTCCAGCGGCGTCAGCTGACCTTTGATATGAAAACGGGCAGCAGCGGCTTTGCCGGCGGTTTCCATGATCCTTTGCTGCGCCAGCTCCAAAAGCTCCAGGATGTTCAGGCGGTCCAGCTGATACCCATCGACGCCGCTGAGTTGCCGAATCGCGATCACTGACGAGGCGGAGCGTCTGATGCCATCCTCGATGAAGCTCATGGATTCCTTCATGAGCTGAAATCGCTGGTTGATATGACCGCGGGCCATTTCATAAAGATCCGGCTGGTTGCGGGGGTGCCACTCTTCAATGATATGGTTCATATCCTTGTGAAGATCCGCCATCTCCCTATCGAGGTTGGCCTGATTGGTCGAGATATAATTCAAAGGATTGTTCAGCCGATGGGCCATGTCCGAGACAAGATAGACCCTGGTTTTCAGGGACAGGCTGAGTTCGGCCTCGGCCTCGGCACGCGCCTGGTCCGCCTCGCGCGCCAACTGCTGCAGGCGATTGAAGCGATCCGCCAGACCAAAGGATAAAAGCGCAATCTGCGTGATGTTGCCGATCATGAAGGCATTGTGAGTCAGGGCATTGTAGGGTAGCCAGCCGAGCTGTTTGGAAAGATAGATGACACAGCCGACGAGCATCGCGCCCCAGGCGAGGAGATAGAATTTCCCTTCATGCGTACGATCCACGAAGGTCGCGAAGGCACCCACCGCAAGAAGACCGATCGCGGTGGATAACGTCAGGCTCGCCATGATACGAACAGACAAGGCATAGGGTACAAAAAGGGAAAGGAAAAAGCCAAGGGCCGATAGCCCCGCCATGCCCTGCAGAAAGCGATCAAGTCCCGGGCGATTGTGAAAGCCGAGGAACGAGCGGGTGAACTGATACACAAAGTAATCGAGGATATAGGAGAAGTGCCCAATGATGAGGTTGCTTCCCGTTTCCGGCCAAAGATAGACCTGGCCAAAACCATTCAGAGCCACCTGCAGGGCCAGAAAAAGGCTCATGAAGGCCACATAATGAAAGTAGGCGCGGCTGCGGGTTTTCAGGCAAATGAAGGCGTTATAGATGATCATGATAGTGACGGCGCCGACGTAGCCGAAGAGCGTGGAAAAGTCTCCAAGCATCCGATCGTGATAGGTGTTTTCCTGAAGAAGAGTCATCGGTACCTGCACGGACGATGACGAGCGAACGCGGATCGTGATCTGATAGTGGCCCGGTTCATGCGGAAACTCAAGAGCCGGTTTGATCGCATTTTTCAGGCGTTTCGTGCCGCCCTGGTGATCACCAAGCACATGATGCGCAACCAGTTTGCCTTCGCGTTCGATGTAGATATCAAGCTCATCCAGCAGGGGGTAGCCAACTTCCAGGATATAGGTCAGTTCATTTCTTTTGATCAGTTCTGTTCGGAGCCAGAGGGTCAGATCCGTCCAGCCGAAATTGGGGGAACCGCTCGTTATCAGAGGAAAGTGAAGAAGGCGCGCCTCTTGAAAGTTCAATGTCGGCTGTTTTTCCGTCAGATAGTGGGAATCCTGGCCCAGGCTTACCGATTCCTGATGGCTGAGCTCCAAGGGAGCGGCCCGCATCGTTAGGGACGGCAGGAGGCAAAGCATCAGAAGGAGTCCATGGACCCAGATGGACAGTCGGAAATGAAGGGGCCGTACTAGCACGAGTATACCCCGACCTCTTTGATTTCCGGGAAATCGCGGACACCCACCTCGTTATGAAGCGTGGCCTTCTTAAAATTGGAAGGGAACTCCAAAAGGCCGCTGGTACAGATGGCCATCACACGCTTGAAATCCCCGAGGCTTTGTCGACCCTGTTCCGAGGTCAAGGTCACCTTGCTCAGCTCCTGCAGTCTGGCTGCGAGATTGGCGATATCCCCGATGACAGCGAGTTCGGAACGATTGATGCTTCCGATCATGCCGAGGACGACGTCACCCGAGGCGAGGCCGAAGGACAGTTTCAGTTTATCAAAGGGAGCCGGCAGACCTTCGAGGATGGCCCGCGAACGTTCCGCCATGCTTTCGGTGGCCGCCAAAGCTGTATTCAGCATGGATTCCCCGGAGAGCCCGAAAACCGCCATGAGCCCATCCCCCAGGTGCTTGTCGACCACGCCTCCAAACTTATAGACCACCTCATGCAGGGCGCAGATGATCTTATCCAGGACCTCGATCAATTTTTCCGGCTGAACCGTGCGGGAGAGAGCGGTGAAACCACGAATGTCGGCGAAGACCACCGCCAGCGGCACCCGCTTGGGCGCAAATTCCTCGGTTTCCACTGTTCCTTTGGGAGTATTCGGCGAAAGGCTATGGACGGTCTTATTGAGTTCCGCGTTTTTTTCCAGCAGCTGTTTGACGAGCGTCACGAGCCGGGCGTTTTCGCGGTGGACTTCGAAGTGTTTGATGGCTTCATGAACGGTGCGGAGCAGCTGATCGGGGAAGATGGGTTTGGTCATGTAGCGGAAGATGGAGGCTTCATTGACCGCCGAGATCACGTTGTCCAAGGCCGCATAGCCTGTGAGCATGATGCGCGGTGCGGGATGCGTTCGTTTGTGAAGCTCCCGCAGAAATTCCACGCCACTCATCTCGGGCATGATCTGGTCGCTGATGACGACGGAGAATTGACCTTCATTCCCGCCCTTGTCCACCATTTTGAGAGCATCCACGGCGGATTGAAAGGTCAACACATTGTACTGGTCTCGCAGCTGACGCGATAGACCATCAAGATTCGGAAGCTCATCATCCACGATCAGGATTCGATGGAGGCCTTCGTCTTTTCTTTGCTCGTCACCAGCATGGACGCCGGCAGCAGCCTTCAGGTTTAGCTTCATGAGAGACTCCAATGGTCAGGGCTTTACCGTCGGCAGAGTGTGAATATTCTTAATCTTTGGAAATCTGAGAAAAAGCGCAGAGTTTAAGAGGTAATTGGGAGGCTGGATAGGCGGGATATTCTTCCTGCAATTCAAAGGCCTTGAGCTGCAAGAGCAGGGCAGCGTTAT
Proteins encoded:
- a CDS encoding isoprenylcysteine carboxylmethyltransferase family protein; the encoded protein is MSHQLTVALLYSMIGLVSLLMYDAKKIQVSGEANRPAMSSVSTFRYVYRISQLTFLYALVLFFMGRHELTFSLFHNLATLYMGAWISVVGILLFIGAKSTLGQNYSHCSQMYVPKDIVMDGIYGHIRHPIYTANLIIILGLFVATGDVFVLALWGTMLGYYHRSARLEERGLRAAFPTYTHYMERTGRFLPKPLQLLKSLNSIREG
- a CDS encoding HAMP domain-containing sensor histidine kinase, giving the protein MTEGKDNLRSNKFLHIRWQEAHLALYTKYANFICIALMLLTIPTDFVSFPIDEAWRVVNARFLVIIIFLMDLTLLMTVARKVRRPTLLLNTLLFTSTLTINVLYLYFLFSMDNQYRLAVTTGCLTSILATHIFLYRFYAVHNSFTLIYGLGLTVCFAMQGEWRSSLIPLFLGHATGFALSLFFRKVFQQSLEKDYLIKIQAEAIRKQSEQIEATLKDKDNLLRILVHDIANPLCVIMGNESYLTEQEAHLDQVSMKRLSRIHNACLAIDHLIVHVREFEAVRSGKKTVKIEPCSVNEAIDGAILMVEAKAEAKSVAINVHYSKTRDILCVAEGLSLTHQVLVNILSNAIKFSPLGGKVDIFIDRNEGNVEIAVRDYGVGIPPEILGGLFNPSKPTTRTGTAGEKGTGFGMPLAKAYVDKFGGQLRIESETPDKSLDKHGTRVTIILPLWSSRTSGVEAA
- a CDS encoding HNH endonuclease, which produces MKDPNLIRKETLAITDVLPHVIFTPKELSATSFPEALVMIAGDPINMTSLKLQTFRENGVRCRICGCKGSYFAKEKYPAEPYYHLNLYALKDGREVLMTKDHILPITKGGRDRLNNFQTLCIECNRKKASKTPEKVKKKKLK
- a CDS encoding sensor histidine kinase, coding for MLAEMLLSLNTLTAVPLTGEATDLGPRIVWVEDQKGNMSLEEFSESIARGEYKSSRNNAPNLGYMHHPVYFVVPIENQSDHHRFILNITYPLLDEVTLHVISDKTVQQPFTSGDHVPFSQRYRPYRTINFKLDLPVSAKAYLVFRVKSESAMQLQMRIHSESDFGDMAARESLVLGLYYGLNLVMILYNAFLYLSLRMRGYLFYVGYLALHLLFQASLHGVVFQFLFPNNPGLNDKMLWVWSCMGFVFAFLFALHFHELDARLPRTARAARAITWVHVVFLCLSFVMPYYIVAWVGTFLVSVVNSLVMVGIGLISLRHGYRPARYFTVGWSILVLGNFIYGLKHLTLLPSHFLVDHGMLICSSIEVVLLSLALGDRVNLLQQERDDANRALIDGYSRLQVEIDRREELEKQKAALGQEIRQATEQLIQADKMSTMGQLVAGVAHDIANPTQLIINSKTEALKNVTTIEERLNALLEGDDPEVVSVRTTFASDLTQTRSSLDDISTAVDRIEAIQSAIRNQTRVDSQPSLVQLRPLIDECLTILRSKLKPLRVDIECPEDLTLECRRSQLGQVITNLLSNAADALMEKGLERDAHRTEPHLLVRAALGENMVTIEIEDDGPGISPDKMEKIFTPFFTTKAVGVGTGLGLSICQKIITAHGGSIRVQHPRKLQGACFHIEVPVVALKEVA
- a CDS encoding 7TM diverse intracellular signaling domain-containing protein — encoded protein: MLVRPLHFRLSIWVHGLLLMLCLLPSLTMRAAPLELSHQESVSLGQDSHYLTEKQPTLNFQEARLLHFPLITSGSPNFGWTDLTLWLRTELIKRNELTYILEVGYPLLDELDIYIEREGKLVAHHVLGDHQGGTKRLKNAIKPALEFPHEPGHYQITIRVRSSSSVQVPMTLLQENTYHDRMLGDFSTLFGYVGAVTIMIIYNAFICLKTRSRAYFHYVAFMSLFLALQVALNGFGQVYLWPETGSNLIIGHFSYILDYFVYQFTRSFLGFHNRPGLDRFLQGMAGLSALGFFLSLFVPYALSVRIMASLTLSTAIGLLAVGAFATFVDRTHEGKFYLLAWGAMLVGCVIYLSKQLGWLPYNALTHNAFMIGNITQIALLSFGLADRFNRLQQLAREADQARAEAEAELSLSLKTRVYLVSDMAHRLNNPLNYISTNQANLDREMADLHKDMNHIIEEWHPRNQPDLYEMARGHINQRFQLMKESMSFIEDGIRRSASSVIAIRQLSGVDGYQLDRLNILELLELAQQRIMETAGKAAAARFHIKGQLTPLEVYTNRFAIPMVIELIFRNWISVTSLTENFTVELTTSGSGKPSLMMALNYANRDQAKHIVEHILPFLNQILRPYESLILCVQNEASLSISLNFGQEKPVATLREVA
- a CDS encoding response regulator, giving the protein MKLNLKAAAGVHAGDEQRKDEGLHRILIVDDELPNLDGLSRQLRDQYNVLTFQSAVDALKMVDKGGNEGQFSVVISDQIMPEMSGVEFLRELHKRTHPAPRIMLTGYAALDNVISAVNEASIFRYMTKPIFPDQLLRTVHEAIKHFEVHRENARLVTLVKQLLEKNAELNKTVHSLSPNTPKGTVETEEFAPKRVPLAVVFADIRGFTALSRTVQPEKLIEVLDKIICALHEVVYKFGGVVDKHLGDGLMAVFGLSGESMLNTALAATESMAERSRAILEGLPAPFDKLKLSFGLASGDVVLGMIGSINRSELAVIGDIANLAARLQELSKVTLTSEQGRQSLGDFKRVMAICTSGLLEFPSNFKKATLHNEVGVRDFPEIKEVGVYSC